In a single window of the Mobula birostris isolate sMobBir1 unplaced genomic scaffold, sMobBir1.hap1 scaffold_1434, whole genome shotgun sequence genome:
- the LOC140192461 gene encoding uncharacterized protein, protein MAHQQVHTGERSFTCSVCGKGFTRSSTLMAHQRVHTGERPFTCSDCGKGFTRSSTLKEHQRVHTGERPFICSDCGKGFTQSSTLKEHQRVHTGERPFTCSDCGKGFTCSSKLKVHQRVHTGERPFTCSDCGKGFTQSTDVLVHQSVHTGERPFTCSDCGKGFTRSSELLVHQSGHTGEKPFNCSVCGKRFSRSSTLQRHQRAHTGEKLFNCSVCGKRFAQSSHLLSHQQVHTGEKPFTCSECGKGFTRSSQLLAHQSVHMGAAVHLL, encoded by the coding sequence atggctcaccagcaagttcacaccggggagcggtcattcacctgttcagtctgtgggaaaggattcactcggtcatccaccctaatggcacaccagcgagttcacaccggggagcggccattcacctgctcagactgtgggaagggattcactcggtcatctacactgaaggaacatcagcgagttcacactggagagaggccgttcatctgctcagactgtgggaagggattcactcagtcatctacactgaaggaacatcagcgagttcacactggagagaggccattcacctgctcagactgtgggaagggattcacttgctcatctaaactgaaggtacatcagagagttcacactggggagaggccattcacctgctcagactgcgggaagggattcactcagtcaaccGACGTACTagtacaccagtcagttcacactggggagaggccgttcacctgctcagactgcgggaagggattcactcggtcatccgaactactggtacaccagtcaggtcacactggggagaagccgttcaactgctcagtttgtgggaagagattcagtcggtcatccactcttcagagacaccagcgagctcacactggggagaagctgttcaactgctcagtctgtgggaaaagatttgctcagtcatcccacctactgagtcatcagcaagttcacactggggagaaaccgttcacctgctcagaatgtgggaagggattcactcggtcatcccaactactggcacaccagtcagttcacatgggagcagccgttcacctgctgtga